A stretch of DNA from Rhizobium sp. EC-SD404:
CGTCGGCCGGCGTCGGCCAGGCCATCGCCTTCACCGATTTCGAGCTTCTGTGGTCGCGCGATTACCGGCCGCAGCCGGATGGCTCCTGTATCCTCGCTTCCGCCCGGCCGAGCCTCACCATCATCTACCGCTGGCCGACAGCGCCTTCGGGCCTTGCGCCGGAAGTGGCGGCCAGTTGGGCCCGCTTCATCGAAGGCGTCGAAAAACACGAGCGCGTCCATGGCGACCACGTGATCGAGATGACCGAGAAGATCCAGGCCTTCTCCACCGGCCTGTCGGCGCCGGCCGATGCCGATTGCAACAAGGTCCGCGCCAAGCTCCAGGAATTCCTGGCCGGCATGGCGGCCGAGCGGCTGAACCGCGCCCGCACCTTCGACCGCGCCGAGATGGGCAATGGCGGCAACGTCCACCAGCTCATCCTCGCCCTCGTCAACGGTCCATGAGAGGCGCCCGATGCCCTACCGCCTGACGCCCAAGGACAAGAGCTTCCAGGCGACCGTGCGCCGCATCGCCGGCGAACAGCTCGCCCGCGCCATCGAAGAAGCCCGTGCCGTCCCGCCGAACCCAGACGCCGGCCCGCACCCGGACCAGCAAGCCGGCGGCGCGGCCGCCACCGCCACGGAAGGCCTCACCGAACGCCAGCGCGTCCACCAGCTGCGCAAGCGCATCAAGAAGGTGCGCGGCCTCATCCGCATGGTCCGCCCCGCCTTTTCAGATTATGCCAAGGAGAATGCGGCGCTGCGCGATGTCGGCCGGTCGCTCGCGCCCCACCGCGAAGCCCAGTCGCTGATCGCCGCCTTCGATGCGCTCGTCGCCGCCTACCGGTCCGATCGCGCGCTTCCGCCGCTGCGCAGCCAGTCCGTCACCGCCCTTCGCCGCCGCCTCGTCGTTCCGCTTGTCGAAGAAACCGGCGCCGCCGCCCCGGTCATCGAAGCCGCCGCCACCGAACTCGCCGCCATCGCCGAACGCGCCCGCTCGTGGAAGATCCGGCCGAAGGGCTCAAAAGCCTTCGCCCGCGGCCTCGCCGACACCCACAACGCCGCCCGCAAAGCCCGCGTCGATGCCCTGAAGGCGCTCGCCGCGATCGAGGCCGGCCCGCCGTCGCCCGAAACCCAGGCGATCGAGAACCGGCAGCAATCCCGGTGGGACGGCGCCGAGACGCTGCACGAATGGCGCAAGCGCGTGAAGGCCCACGCCCAGCATCTGCGCATCCTCGCTCCCGTCTGGCCGGAAGCCGTCGGCCCCCAGGTCGATGCCGCCCGTGCGCTCGCCGAGGATCTCGGCCGCCACCACGATCTCGCTGAACTCGTCCGCGCGCTCGGCGACGACGCTCTCGGCCATCACCCGACCCGCGTCGCCCTCATCGATCTCGCTTATGCCCGCCAGGCCGCCATCGAGGCGACAGCCCTTGCCGCCGGCGCGCGGATCCTCGCCGAGAAATCGAAGCCCATGGCCGCCCGCCACCGCGCGCTCTACAAGCTCTGGAAGGCGGAAGACCGCAAAGCGGCACCCGGCAAGGCCGGCGAAACGCTTCCGGCCAGCCCCCCGCCCGTCAAGGGATGGTTCGCCGCCAAACCCAATGGCGGCAATAGCGGGAACGGCGACGCCGAGAGCTGACCGGTCAGCGCAAACGCCCGATCCATCACCAGAATTGATTTGTCGACAAAAGGGTGCAGGTCTAGCCAGAGCGCAACCCTCACTCGCTCCCGGTCCCGGTCCCGCAGATGCCCTTTTCAGCCAATGTCCGCGGCGCGATCTTCATGTCGCTGGCCATGGCCGGTTTCCTGTTCAACGACACCGTCGTCAAGGTTCTCGCCGCCGACATGAATGTCGGCCAGGTCATGGCGCTGCGCGGCATCTTCGCCACCATCGCCATCACCGCGCTCGCCTGGTGGCGCCATGCGCTGCGGCCGATCCGAGTCGCCTTCCAGCCGATGATCCTGCTGCGCATCATCGGCGAGGTCGGCGGCACCGTCACCTTCCTCATCGCGCTCACGCACATCCCCATCGCCAACGCCTCTGCCATACTTCAGGCTCTGCCGCTCGCCGTCACCATGGGCGCGGCCCTGTTCCTGTCCGAGCCCGTCGGCTGGCGCCGCTGGAGCGCCATCGCCATCGGCTTTTGCGGCGTCATGCTGATCGTGCGGCCGGGCGTCGAAGGCTTCAGCTTCTATTCCATGCTGGTGCTCGGCACCGTCTTCTTCGCCGCCATGCGCGATCTGGCCACCCGCATGGTGCAGGCCGAGGTGCCGTCGCTCTTCCTGTCGGTGGTCACCTCCCCCATCGTCGGCCTAACCGGCGTTATCATGGCCCCGATGATGGGCGGCTGGACCCCGGTCGATGCCGGCCATATCGGCCTCCTGGTTCTCTGCGCCGTCCTGCTCCTCATCGGCTACCAGTTCATCATCATGGCCATGCGCAGCGGCGACATCTCCTTCGTCGCTCCCTTTCGCTACACAAACCTGCTCTGGGCGATCCCCACCGGCTACCTCGTCTTCGGCGACGTTCCCGATGCCTATATGATCATCGGCGCAACGATCATCGTCGTCTCGGGCATCTACACCCTCTACCGGGAACGCAAGCGCCCCGAAGTCGACCCAGTGGCCGCGGAAACGGCAAAACAACCCTCGCCGTGAGGCCAGGGAGACGACAAACAAAAAGCTAAGGCCACCTTTCCTTTTTGGTATCGATGCGCCAATTGGTCGGCGAAGGATATGTCCGCATGCCACCTGCTCGCTTTCTCGATCCCCGCACCCCGCCGCACATCTTGACGCTGGTCCTCATGGCGGCGCTCGGTGCGTTGAACATGAACGTCTTCCTGCCCTCGCTTCCGGGCATGGCGCGCTATTTCAACGCCGACTACGCGCTCGTTCAGCTGACCGTGTCCGCCTACCTCGCCGGCACCGCGTTTCTGCAGATCTTCATCGGCCCCTTGTCGGACAGGTTCGGCCGCCGCCCGGTCATGCTGGTCAGCATCTGGCTCTTTCTCGGCGCCACACTGATCTGCGTCTTCGCGCCGACGATCGAAATCCTGCTGATCGGCCGCGTGCTGCAGGCGGTCGTCGTCGCCGGCCTGGTGCTCTCGCGCGCGATCGTGCGCGACATCGTCGGCCCTTCGCAGGCTGCCTCCATGATCGGCTATGTGACGATGGGCATGACGCTGGTGCCGATGGTCGGCCCGGCACTTGGCGGCTTTCTCGACCAGATGTTCGGCTGGCAGGCCAATTTCATCCTCACTTTCGTCTTCGGCGTCATGGTGCTGATCGTGTGCTGGCGCGACCTCGGCGAAACCAACCAGGCGATGTCCGCCAATTTCGCCCAGCAGTTCCGCGCCTATCCGGAGCTTTTGAAGGCTCGCCGGTTCTGGGGATACACGCTCACGGCAACGTTCGCTTCCGGCGCATTCTTCTCGTTCCTGGGTGGCGGTCCCTACGTGGCGAACGTCATTCTCGGCATGACCCCGGCCGAACTCGGCTACCACTTCTTCTTCATCGCCTTCGGCTACATGATCGGCAACTTTCTGACAGCGCGGTTCTCCGTCAATGTCGGGCTGAATGCCATGATGGTGATCGGCAATTTGATCTCCGCCCTCGGCATGGCGCTGTCGATCGCACTTTTCTGGTCGGGCTTCTTCCATCCGATGGCATTCTTCGGGCCGATCTTCTTCGTCGGCTTCGGCAACGGCATGGCGCTGCCCAATGCCAATGCCGGCATCGTCTCGGTCAAGCCACGCCTTGCCGGGTCGGCCTCCGGGCTCGGCGGCGCACTGATGATCGGCGGCGGCGCTTTGTTGTCTGTGCTGGCCGGTTCGCTTCTGTCCGAAGAGTCCGGCCCATATCCGCTGCTTTACGTCATGTTCTCTTCGTCTCTGGCAGGGGTCGCGGCGGCGCTTTACGTCCTCTATGTTGTGCGTCAGGACCGGTTGGCCGGCATCGTGATGGACGACGAGTAAGGTCCGACGGAGAGTATTTTGACGGAACGTGAATTCATCGTGCGGCCCGATCCGACCGATCAGCGGCTCTCGACGATCGTCGAGGGCATCGATCAGAACGGCGATGCCGTCGATACGCGGGTGGTGACCGAAAAGGCGCTGACGCTCTATCTCAACGCAAGGGAGATCGTCACCATGATGACGATCGGCGATCATCCGGACCTTTTGGCGCTCGGATATTTGCTCAATCAGAACATGTTGAAGCCGACCGACCACGTCACCGGCATCGACTACGATGAAGAACTCGAAGTCGTCGTCGTGCGCACCGAGGAAGAGACCAACTACGAGGACAAGCTGAAGAAGAAGGTCCGCACCTCGGGCTGCGCCCAAGGCACGGTCTTTGGCGACATCATGGACAATCTGGACAGCATTTCATTGTCCAAGGATGCCCGGCTTCGCACATCGTGGCTCTATGCGCTGACGCACAAGATCAACACCGCTCCATCGCTCTACCTCGAGGC
This window harbors:
- a CDS encoding multidrug effflux MFS transporter, producing MPPARFLDPRTPPHILTLVLMAALGALNMNVFLPSLPGMARYFNADYALVQLTVSAYLAGTAFLQIFIGPLSDRFGRRPVMLVSIWLFLGATLICVFAPTIEILLIGRVLQAVVVAGLVLSRAIVRDIVGPSQAASMIGYVTMGMTLVPMVGPALGGFLDQMFGWQANFILTFVFGVMVLIVCWRDLGETNQAMSANFAQQFRAYPELLKARRFWGYTLTATFASGAFFSFLGGGPYVANVILGMTPAELGYHFFFIAFGYMIGNFLTARFSVNVGLNAMMVIGNLISALGMALSIALFWSGFFHPMAFFGPIFFVGFGNGMALPNANAGIVSVKPRLAGSASGLGGALMIGGGALLSVLAGSLLSEESGPYPLLYVMFSSSLAGVAAALYVLYVVRQDRLAGIVMDDE
- a CDS encoding DMT family transporter, which produces MPFSANVRGAIFMSLAMAGFLFNDTVVKVLAADMNVGQVMALRGIFATIAITALAWWRHALRPIRVAFQPMILLRIIGEVGGTVTFLIALTHIPIANASAILQALPLAVTMGAALFLSEPVGWRRWSAIAIGFCGVMLIVRPGVEGFSFYSMLVLGTVFFAAMRDLATRMVQAEVPSLFLSVVTSPIVGLTGVIMAPMMGGWTPVDAGHIGLLVLCAVLLLIGYQFIIMAMRSGDISFVAPFRYTNLLWAIPTGYLVFGDVPDAYMIIGATIIVVSGIYTLYRERKRPEVDPVAAETAKQPSP
- a CDS encoding CHAD domain-containing protein; the protein is MPYRLTPKDKSFQATVRRIAGEQLARAIEEARAVPPNPDAGPHPDQQAGGAAATATEGLTERQRVHQLRKRIKKVRGLIRMVRPAFSDYAKENAALRDVGRSLAPHREAQSLIAAFDALVAAYRSDRALPPLRSQSVTALRRRLVVPLVEETGAAAPVIEAAATELAAIAERARSWKIRPKGSKAFARGLADTHNAARKARVDALKALAAIEAGPPSPETQAIENRQQSRWDGAETLHEWRKRVKAHAQHLRILAPVWPEAVGPQVDAARALAEDLGRHHDLAELVRALGDDALGHHPTRVALIDLAYARQAAIEATALAAGARILAEKSKPMAARHRALYKLWKAEDRKAAPGKAGETLPASPPPVKGWFAAKPNGGNSGNGDAES
- the fdhD gene encoding formate dehydrogenase accessory sulfurtransferase FdhD, giving the protein MTEREFIVRPDPTDQRLSTIVEGIDQNGDAVDTRVVTEKALTLYLNAREIVTMMTIGDHPDLLALGYLLNQNMLKPTDHVTGIDYDEELEVVVVRTEEETNYEDKLKKKVRTSGCAQGTVFGDIMDNLDSISLSKDARLRTSWLYALTHKINTAPSLYLEAGAIHGCVLCAEDRPLVYMEDVGRHNAVDKIAGWMFQTNEDPSDKIFYTTGRLTSEMVIKTAMMGIPILVSRSGFTAWGVELARKIGLTLIGRARGKRFVALAGTERIIFDLDPDKVPDEEGRSGRKGSRREIEAEA
- a CDS encoding DUF922 domain-containing protein, coding for MTLIKRSPAPSRPKALLVVLLAALAGLALLPAPALSRDWQPSERIETYAVTGTTGIDLYRSIGERAPSAGVGQAIAFTDFELLWSRDYRPQPDGSCILASARPSLTIIYRWPTAPSGLAPEVAASWARFIEGVEKHERVHGDHVIEMTEKIQAFSTGLSAPADADCNKVRAKLQEFLAGMAAERLNRARTFDRAEMGNGGNVHQLILALVNGP